In the genome of Campylobacter concisus, one region contains:
- a CDS encoding efflux RND transporter periplasmic adaptor subunit encodes MKKLIILMIFCIFSFAAEDIFADFEVYAKQSSKLAFESSGKVDKIFVDVSSHVKKGDVLASLDQTSLEIALKKAKNDLALAKNAKEFAKSTFNKFSQVKDVTSKQEFDEVKYKFDEAALRVQAAEIAILNADDHLKKAVLKAPFDGIIASKNVELGESASPLQPAFVLNSEEAKILIAIDEKYANLVKVGDIFKFKLDATNEEKEVKIALIYPEIKRETRKFYAQAYDSGLKPGMFGQGKVIIGENK; translated from the coding sequence TTGAAAAAGCTGATAATTTTAATGATATTTTGCATCTTTTCATTTGCAGCAGAAGATATTTTTGCTGATTTTGAAGTCTATGCCAAGCAAAGCTCAAAGCTTGCATTTGAGAGCAGCGGCAAGGTGGATAAAATTTTTGTAGATGTCTCAAGCCACGTTAAAAAGGGCGACGTTTTAGCTAGCCTTGATCAAACAAGCCTTGAGATCGCTCTAAAAAAGGCAAAAAACGATTTAGCGCTTGCTAAAAATGCCAAAGAATTTGCTAAAAGCACCTTTAATAAATTTAGCCAAGTAAAAGACGTCACTTCAAAGCAAGAATTTGATGAAGTAAAGTATAAATTTGATGAGGCAGCTCTTAGGGTGCAAGCAGCTGAGATCGCCATTTTAAATGCAGATGATCATCTTAAAAAGGCCGTTTTAAAAGCTCCTTTTGATGGTATCATAGCTAGTAAAAATGTCGAGCTTGGCGAGAGCGCTTCGCCACTTCAGCCAGCCTTTGTTCTAAACTCTGAGGAGGCTAAAATTTTAATAGCGATTGACGAAAAATATGCAAATTTAGTAAAAGTTGGCGACATTTTTAAATTTAAGCTTGACGCGACAAACGAGGAAAAAGAGGTTAAAATCGCGCTAATTTACCCAGAGATTAAGCGAGAGACCAGAAAATTTTACGCCCAGGCTTATGACAGCGGGCTAAAGCCAGGTATGTTTGGTCAAGGAAAAGTGATAATCGGCGAAAATAAATGA